The following are encoded together in the Pseudomonas sediminis genome:
- a CDS encoding hydroxymethylpyrimidine/phosphomethylpyrimidine kinase: protein MKTPNSRPVVLCMSGHDPSGGAGLQADIEALLAQGCHAAPTVTALTVQDTVNVSDFRVLDRDWVLAQARAVIADMPVAAVKLGMLGSVEMVENVLEVMSQLPGVPLVCDPVLRAGGGGSLGKDDVGYAMRERLFAVSTIATPNLPEARILAELPEGSADECAEKLLPFIEHLLITGGHGDEAEVHNRLYSRDGSRHTFTCARLPGSYHGSGCTLASTLAGRLALGQELVSAVKSALDYTWCTLRDAEQPGHGQYVPRRLPLDYGQ, encoded by the coding sequence ATGAAAACGCCAAACTCCCGCCCCGTAGTGCTCTGTATGTCCGGTCACGACCCCAGTGGTGGTGCCGGCCTGCAGGCTGATATCGAAGCCCTGCTGGCTCAAGGCTGCCACGCCGCCCCGACGGTGACCGCCCTGACCGTGCAGGATACCGTCAACGTCTCTGACTTCCGTGTGCTCGACCGCGACTGGGTACTGGCCCAGGCCCGTGCAGTGATCGCCGACATGCCGGTCGCCGCCGTCAAGCTGGGCATGCTCGGCTCGGTAGAGATGGTCGAGAACGTGCTCGAAGTGATGAGCCAGTTGCCCGGTGTACCGCTGGTCTGCGATCCGGTGCTGCGCGCCGGCGGCGGTGGTTCGCTGGGCAAGGATGACGTGGGCTATGCCATGCGTGAACGCCTGTTCGCCGTGTCCACCATCGCCACGCCGAACCTGCCGGAAGCGCGCATCCTCGCCGAACTGCCGGAAGGCAGCGCCGACGAATGCGCCGAGAAACTGCTGCCCTTCATCGAGCATCTGCTGATCACCGGCGGCCACGGCGATGAGGCCGAAGTGCACAACCGCCTGTACAGCCGCGATGGAAGTCGCCACACCTTTACCTGCGCACGCCTGCCCGGCAGCTACCACGGCTCCGGCTGCACCCTGGCCAGCACCCTGGCCGGGCGCCTGGCCCTCGGCCAGGAACTGGTCAGCGCGGTGAAGAGCGCCCTCGATTACACCTGGTGCACCCTGCGTGACGCCGAGCAACCCGGTCACGGCCAGTACGTGCCACGCCGTCTGCCACTGGATTACGGCCAATGA
- the thiE gene encoding thiamine phosphate synthase: MSLRGLYAITDTPLLAGGKLLPYAEAALAGGARLLQYRDKSGDAIRRFDEAQALAELCQSHGATLIINDDLELAARLGVGLHLGQTDGSLANARARLGTDAVIGGTCHAQLELAERAVAEGASYIAFGRFFNSNTKPGAPAATVELLDQTRARFAQPIVAIGGVTLETAPGLIARGASMVAVIHALFAADSALEVEDRAHAFAALFD, encoded by the coding sequence ATGAGTCTGCGCGGCCTCTACGCCATCACCGATACCCCTCTGCTGGCGGGTGGCAAGCTGCTGCCCTACGCCGAAGCGGCGCTGGCTGGCGGCGCGCGCTTGCTGCAGTACCGCGACAAATCAGGCGATGCCATACGCCGCTTCGATGAAGCGCAGGCACTGGCCGAACTCTGCCAAAGCCACGGCGCTACGTTGATCATCAACGACGACCTGGAACTGGCTGCGCGCCTGGGCGTCGGCCTGCACCTGGGTCAGACCGATGGCTCGCTGGCCAACGCCCGTGCCCGTCTCGGTACGGATGCCGTAATTGGCGGTACCTGCCATGCCCAGCTGGAGCTGGCCGAGCGCGCCGTCGCCGAGGGCGCCAGCTATATCGCCTTTGGCCGCTTCTTCAATTCCAACACCAAACCCGGCGCCCCGGCTGCCACCGTGGAGCTGCTGGATCAGACCCGCGCGCGCTTTGCCCAGCCCATCGTCGCCATCGGCGGCGTGACCCTGGAAACCGCACCCGGCCTGATCGCCCGTGGCGCCAGCATGGTCGCCGTGATTCACGCGCTGTTCGCTGCCGACTCCGCCCTTGAGGTGGAAGACCGCGCCCACGCCTTTGCTGCGCTGTTCGACTGA
- the hemL gene encoding glutamate-1-semialdehyde 2,1-aminomutase: protein MSRSEILFANAQKHIPGGVNSPVRAFRSVGGTPLFFKHAEGAYVVDEDDKRYVDYVGSWGPMILGHSHPDVLDSVRRQLEHGLSYGAPTALETEMAELVCGLVPSMEMVRMVSSGTEATMSAIRLARGYTGRDSIIKFEGCYHGHSDSLLVKAGSGALTQGVPNSAGVPAAFAKHTLTLPFNDIDAVAECLAQVGKEVACIIVEPVAGNMNCVPPAPGFLEGLREQCDKHGVVLIFDEVMTGFRVALGGAQAHYGVNPDLTTFGKIIGGGMPVGCFGGKRAIMECIAPLGPVYQAGTLSGNPLAMAAGLTTLKLISRPGFHSELTDYTSRMLAGLQERADAAGIPFVTTQAGAMFGLYFSGADDIVTFADVMASDSARFNRFFHLMLDGGVYLAPSAFEAGFTSIAHGDKELDITFAAAERAFAELKKA from the coding sequence ATGTCCCGCTCCGAAATCCTCTTCGCCAACGCCCAGAAACACATCCCCGGCGGCGTCAACTCGCCGGTGCGCGCCTTCCGCAGCGTCGGCGGCACCCCGCTGTTCTTCAAGCATGCCGAAGGCGCTTACGTCGTGGACGAAGACGACAAGCGCTACGTCGACTATGTCGGTTCCTGGGGCCCGATGATCCTCGGCCACAGCCACCCGGACGTGCTCGACTCGGTGCGTCGCCAGCTGGAACACGGCCTGTCCTACGGCGCGCCGACCGCCCTGGAAACCGAAATGGCCGAGCTGGTGTGCGGCCTGGTGCCGTCGATGGAGATGGTGCGCATGGTCAGCTCCGGCACCGAGGCGACCATGAGTGCCATCCGCCTGGCCCGTGGCTACACCGGCCGCGACAGCATCATCAAGTTCGAGGGTTGCTACCACGGCCACTCCGACAGCCTGCTGGTCAAAGCCGGCTCCGGCGCCCTGACCCAGGGCGTGCCGAACTCCGCGGGCGTGCCGGCGGCCTTCGCCAAGCACACCCTGACCCTGCCGTTCAACGACATCGATGCCGTGGCCGAGTGCCTGGCGCAGGTCGGCAAAGAAGTGGCGTGCATCATCGTCGAGCCAGTGGCCGGCAACATGAACTGCGTGCCGCCGGCGCCAGGTTTTCTCGAAGGCCTGCGCGAGCAGTGCGACAAGCATGGCGTGGTGCTGATATTCGACGAAGTGATGACCGGCTTCCGCGTCGCCCTCGGGGGCGCGCAAGCGCACTACGGTGTGAACCCGGACCTGACCACCTTCGGCAAGATCATCGGCGGCGGCATGCCGGTGGGCTGCTTCGGCGGCAAGCGCGCGATCATGGAATGCATCGCCCCGCTCGGCCCGGTCTACCAGGCCGGCACCCTCTCAGGTAACCCGCTGGCCATGGCCGCTGGCCTGACCACCCTCAAGCTGATCAGCCGTCCGGGCTTCCACAGCGAGCTGACCGACTACACCTCGCGCATGCTCGCCGGCCTGCAGGAACGCGCCGATGCTGCCGGCATCCCCTTCGTCACCACCCAGGCCGGCGCCATGTTCGGCCTGTACTTCAGCGGTGCCGACGATATCGTCACCTTCGCTGACGTGATGGCCAGCGACAGCGCCCGCTTCAACCGCTTCTTCCATCTGATGCTGGATGGCGGCGTGTACCTGGCGCCGAGCGCCTTCGAAGCGGGCTTCACCTCCATCGCCCATGGCGACAAGGAGCTGGACATCACCTTCGCCGCCGCAGAACGCGCCTTCGCCGAGCTGAAAAAAGCTTGA
- a CDS encoding DUF6962 family protein encodes MQYSTAFSDALLALACAACVWLIGRARGRYGEGDQPALFCALLGFLLPAAAASVGVIRYGFDPSWQPAHLWLSQASSFLGLPLLGAAALALGRGWAWSRPNWGRILLGLCALFELFRQLGYMEDYRLALNLATLVLILYAGAVQWPRRAPAISAAVVVGLFLLAGVAVGTEGVIGPLRRIDLFHVLLTPAYPLLAWLLLSLPGSAKKQAL; translated from the coding sequence ATGCAGTACAGCACTGCCTTCAGCGATGCGTTGCTGGCACTGGCGTGCGCTGCCTGTGTCTGGCTGATCGGCCGGGCACGCGGGCGCTACGGCGAAGGTGACCAGCCGGCGCTGTTCTGCGCGCTGCTCGGTTTTCTGCTGCCGGCCGCAGCGGCCAGCGTCGGCGTGATTCGCTACGGTTTCGACCCAAGCTGGCAGCCTGCGCATCTGTGGCTCTCGCAGGCCAGCAGCTTTCTCGGCCTGCCCCTGCTCGGTGCCGCGGCATTGGCGTTGGGCCGCGGCTGGGCCTGGAGCCGACCGAACTGGGGGCGCATCCTGCTCGGGCTGTGCGCCCTCTTCGAACTGTTCCGCCAGCTTGGTTATATGGAGGACTACCGCCTGGCGCTGAATCTGGCCACGCTGGTGCTGATCCTCTATGCCGGCGCAGTCCAATGGCCACGCCGCGCACCGGCAATCAGCGCAGCTGTGGTCGTGGGCCTGTTCCTGCTGGCCGGCGTGGCGGTCGGTACCGAGGGTGTGATCGGGCCGCTGCGCCGCATTGACCTGTTCCACGTGCTGCTGACACCGGCGTACCCGCTGCTGGCCTGGCTACTGCTGAGCCTGCCGGGAAGTGCGAAGAAACAGGCTTTGTAA
- a CDS encoding tetratricopeptide repeat protein, with protein MNRTGRTLSLGCLLLFLPLFAFAGGNSLLIPASGSCTLNAPPEEMPDALASCQEMARAGNMQAAYELGEYYYDGKRTPRDLKQALTWFERASLQGHAEAQLRLGTMFFRGEGVPANNVQAYIVLKMASVNGSDEAMDSADLVSAQMRRDELEIASQVLGQIFRSYLLELQTAEGRSPFSPLP; from the coding sequence ATGAACCGCACCGGCCGCACCCTGTCCCTGGGCTGCCTGTTGCTTTTCCTCCCGCTGTTTGCGTTTGCAGGCGGCAATTCCCTGCTGATCCCCGCTAGCGGCAGCTGCACCCTGAACGCCCCTCCAGAAGAAATGCCCGACGCCCTGGCCAGCTGCCAGGAGATGGCGCGCGCCGGCAACATGCAGGCGGCCTATGAGCTGGGTGAGTACTACTACGACGGCAAACGCACACCACGTGATCTCAAGCAGGCCCTGACCTGGTTCGAACGCGCTTCGCTGCAGGGCCACGCCGAAGCGCAGTTGCGCCTGGGCACCATGTTCTTCCGTGGCGAAGGCGTACCGGCCAACAACGTGCAGGCCTACATCGTGTTGAAGATGGCATCGGTCAACGGCTCGGACGAAGCCATGGACAGCGCCGACCTGGTGTCGGCACAGATGCGTCGCGATGAACTGGAAATCGCCAGCCAGGTGCTAGGGCAGATCTTCCGTAGCTACCTGCTGGAACTGCAGACCGCCGAAGGTCGATCGCCCTTCTCGCCGCTGCCTTAA
- a CDS encoding DUF1820 family protein — protein MSKRDPIYKVIFLNQGQVYEMYAKQIYQSDLWGFLEVEEFVFGERSQLVVDPSEEKLKAQFEGVVRSFVPMHAIIRIDEVERLGTAKISEAKGGGNVMPFPMPMPDK, from the coding sequence ATGAGCAAGCGCGATCCCATCTACAAGGTGATTTTTCTCAACCAGGGCCAGGTGTACGAGATGTACGCCAAGCAGATCTATCAGAGCGATCTGTGGGGCTTTCTGGAAGTGGAGGAGTTCGTCTTCGGCGAGCGCAGCCAACTGGTGGTCGACCCCAGCGAGGAGAAGCTCAAGGCGCAGTTCGAGGGTGTGGTGCGCAGCTTCGTACCGATGCACGCGATCATCCGCATCGACGAGGTAGAGCGTCTGGGCACGGCGAAGATCAGCGAAGCCAAGGGCGGCGGCAACGTCATGCCATTCCCCATGCCGATGCCGGATAAATAA
- the miaB gene encoding tRNA (N6-isopentenyl adenosine(37)-C2)-methylthiotransferase MiaB, whose product MTKKLYIETHGCQMNEYDSSRMVDLLGEHQALEVTEKPEDADVILLNTCSIREKAQDKVFSQLGRWRELKQANPDLVIGVGGCVASQEGAAIRDRAPYVDVVFGPQTLHRLPEMIDAARLTKTAQVDISFPEIEKFDRLPEPRVDGPSAFVSVMEGCSKYCTFCVVPYTRGEEVSRPLADVLLEITQLTDKGVKEVTLLGQNVNGYRGPAPDGRIVDFAELLHAVAALDGIERIRYTTSHPLEFSDAIIAAHAEIPQLVKYLHLPVQSGSDRILAAMKRNHTALEYKSRIRKLRAAVPDILISSDFIVGFPGETEKDFEQTMKLIEDVGFDFSFSFIYSSRPGTPAADLVDDTPDEVKKQRLALLQHRINQNGFENSRRMVGTVQRILVSDYSKKDPGMLQGRTEQNRIVNFRCDNPRLIGQFVDVHIDDALPHSLRGTLLDASTLN is encoded by the coding sequence ATGACCAAGAAGCTCTATATCGAAACCCACGGTTGCCAGATGAACGAGTACGACAGCTCGCGCATGGTCGACCTGCTGGGCGAGCATCAGGCCCTGGAGGTCACGGAAAAACCCGAAGACGCCGACGTCATCCTGCTCAATACCTGCTCGATCCGCGAGAAGGCACAGGACAAGGTGTTCTCCCAGCTCGGCCGCTGGCGCGAGCTGAAGCAGGCCAACCCGGATCTGGTGATCGGCGTCGGCGGCTGCGTAGCCAGCCAGGAAGGCGCGGCGATCCGTGATCGCGCGCCCTATGTCGATGTGGTGTTCGGCCCGCAAACCCTGCACCGCCTGCCGGAAATGATCGACGCTGCACGCCTGACCAAGACCGCGCAAGTCGACATCAGCTTCCCCGAGATCGAGAAGTTCGACCGCCTGCCCGAGCCACGCGTCGACGGCCCCAGCGCCTTCGTCTCGGTGATGGAAGGCTGCAGCAAGTACTGCACCTTCTGCGTGGTGCCCTACACCCGTGGTGAGGAAGTCAGCCGGCCGCTGGCCGACGTGCTGCTGGAAATCACCCAGCTCACCGACAAGGGCGTCAAGGAAGTCACCCTGCTCGGGCAGAACGTCAACGGCTACCGCGGCCCGGCACCGGACGGCCGTATCGTCGACTTCGCCGAGCTGCTGCATGCGGTGGCAGCCCTCGATGGCATCGAGCGTATCCGCTACACCACCAGCCACCCGCTGGAGTTCTCCGACGCGATCATCGCCGCTCACGCCGAGATCCCGCAGCTGGTCAAATACCTGCACCTGCCGGTGCAGTCCGGCTCCGACCGTATCCTCGCGGCGATGAAGCGCAACCACACCGCGCTGGAGTACAAGTCGCGCATCCGCAAACTGCGTGCAGCAGTGCCGGATATCCTGATCAGCTCGGACTTCATCGTCGGTTTCCCCGGCGAGACCGAAAAGGATTTCGAGCAGACCATGAAGCTGATCGAGGACGTCGGTTTCGACTTCTCCTTCTCCTTCATCTATAGCTCGCGCCCCGGCACCCCGGCCGCCGACCTGGTGGACGACACCCCAGACGAGGTGAAGAAGCAGCGCCTGGCCCTGCTCCAGCATCGCATCAACCAGAACGGCTTCGAGAACAGCCGGCGCATGGTCGGCACGGTGCAGCGCATCCTGGTCAGCGACTATTCGAAGAAGGACCCGGGCATGCTCCAGGGCCGTACCGAGCAGAACCGCATCGTCAATTTCCGTTGCGATAATCCGCGCCTGATCGGCCAGTTCGTCGACGTGCACATCGACGACGCCCTGCCCCATTCGCTGCGCGGTACTCTGCTGGATGCCAGTACCCTCAACTGA
- a CDS encoding PhoH family protein — MNASLEPHRFTLEPFEARRFANLCGQFDEHLRLIEERLGLEIRNRGNQFEMLGSTEKTQAAEQLLRKLYRETKATELSPDLVHLYLQESGVEELVNPSNLPQVSLRTKKGVIKPRGANQQRYVKAILDNDINFGIGPAGTGKTYLAVACAVDALEREQVRRILLVRPAVEAGEKLGFLPGDLAQKIDPYLRPLYDALYEMLGFEYVAKLIEKQVIEIAPLAYMRGRTLNNSFIILDESQNTTVEQMKMFLTRIGFGSTAVITGDITQVDLPRGTKSGLAHVIEVLRDVPGISFTHFKPKDVVRHPLVQRIVEAYERHDARLHGKVDNNDA; from the coding sequence TTGAACGCCTCTCTAGAACCTCATCGTTTCACCCTCGAACCTTTCGAGGCCCGCCGTTTCGCCAACCTCTGCGGCCAGTTCGACGAGCATCTGCGCCTGATCGAAGAGCGCCTCGGCCTGGAAATCCGCAACCGCGGCAACCAGTTCGAGATGCTTGGCAGCACCGAAAAAACCCAGGCTGCCGAGCAACTGCTGCGCAAGCTGTACCGCGAAACCAAAGCCACCGAGCTGTCGCCCGACCTGGTGCACCTGTATCTGCAGGAGTCCGGCGTCGAAGAGCTGGTCAACCCCAGCAACCTACCGCAAGTCAGCCTGCGCACCAAGAAGGGCGTGATCAAGCCACGCGGCGCCAACCAGCAGCGCTACGTCAAGGCGATCCTCGACAACGACATCAACTTCGGCATCGGTCCGGCCGGCACCGGCAAGACCTACCTGGCCGTGGCCTGCGCAGTGGATGCGCTGGAGCGCGAGCAGGTGCGGCGTATCCTGCTGGTGCGCCCGGCGGTCGAGGCCGGTGAGAAACTCGGCTTCCTGCCCGGCGACCTGGCGCAGAAGATCGACCCTTACCTGCGCCCGCTGTACGACGCGCTGTACGAGATGCTCGGCTTCGAATACGTGGCCAAGCTGATCGAGAAGCAGGTGATCGAGATCGCGCCGCTGGCCTACATGCGTGGCCGCACCCTTAACAACAGCTTCATCATTCTCGACGAGAGTCAGAACACCACCGTCGAGCAGATGAAGATGTTCCTCACCCGTATCGGTTTCGGCTCCACCGCCGTGATCACCGGCGACATCACCCAGGTCGACCTGCCACGCGGCACCAAGAGCGGCCTGGCGCACGTCATCGAGGTGCTGCGCGACGTGCCCGGCATCAGCTTCACCCACTTCAAGCCCAAGGACGTGGTGCGCCATCCGCTGGTGCAGCGCATCGTCGAAGCCTACGAGCGCCATGACGCGCGCCTGCACGGCAAGGTCGACAACAACGATGCTTGA
- the ybeY gene encoding rRNA maturation RNase YbeY, with the protein MLELDLQLATDGQPPDETQLRRWCELALRQRTADSELTIRLVDEAEGRELNHTWRHRDYATNVLSFPAEIPDGILDIPLLGDLVICVPVVEREAAEQGKTPQAHWAHLVIHGCLHLLGYDHIEEDEALEMEELERQLLAELGHPDPYADDESPIDKDPE; encoded by the coding sequence ATGCTTGAGCTCGATCTGCAACTGGCCACCGACGGCCAGCCCCCGGATGAAACGCAACTGCGCCGCTGGTGCGAACTGGCCCTGCGCCAGCGCACTGCCGACTCCGAGCTGACCATCCGTCTGGTCGACGAAGCCGAAGGCCGCGAGCTGAACCACACCTGGCGGCACAGGGACTACGCCACCAACGTATTGTCCTTCCCCGCCGAGATTCCCGACGGCATCCTCGACATTCCGCTGCTGGGTGACCTGGTGATCTGCGTGCCGGTGGTCGAGCGTGAAGCCGCCGAGCAAGGCAAGACACCGCAGGCGCACTGGGCACACCTGGTGATCCACGGTTGCCTGCACCTGCTGGGCTATGACCACATCGAGGAAGACGAAGCCCTCGAGATGGAAGAACTGGAACGACAATTGCTCGCCGAACTGGGTCATCCCGACCCGTACGCGGACGACGAATCTCCTATTGATAAGGACCCCGAGTAA
- a CDS encoding HlyC/CorC family transporter encodes MSEDRSSNEQKSWFNKLTQAFAHEPRNRQELLEVLREAHQNKLLDSEALAIVEGAIQVADLQVRDIMVPRSQMISIKASQSPREFLPAIIDAAHSRYPVVGESLDDVIGILLAKDLLPLILQGDQPNFNIKDLLRPATFVPESKRLNVLLREFRANHNHMAVVIDEYGGVAGLVTIEDVLEQIVGDIEDEHDVEEDGYIKPLPSGDYLIKALTPIDSFNETFDSQFSDDEYDTVGGLVMSAFGHLPKRNEVTEIGEFRFRVLNADSRRIHLLRLTPVSR; translated from the coding sequence ATGAGCGAAGACCGATCGAGCAACGAGCAGAAGTCCTGGTTCAACAAGCTGACCCAGGCTTTTGCTCATGAGCCGAGAAACCGCCAGGAACTGCTGGAAGTCCTGCGCGAAGCCCACCAGAACAAACTGCTCGACAGCGAAGCGCTGGCCATCGTCGAAGGCGCCATTCAGGTCGCCGACCTGCAGGTACGCGACATCATGGTGCCGCGCTCGCAGATGATCAGCATCAAGGCCAGTCAGAGCCCGCGCGAATTCCTGCCCGCCATCATCGACGCCGCGCACTCGCGTTACCCGGTGGTCGGCGAGAGCCTCGACGATGTCATCGGCATCCTCCTGGCCAAGGATCTGCTGCCGCTGATCCTGCAGGGCGACCAGCCCAACTTCAATATCAAGGATCTGCTGCGCCCGGCCACCTTCGTGCCCGAGTCCAAACGCCTGAATGTGCTGCTGCGTGAGTTCCGCGCCAACCACAACCACATGGCCGTGGTGATCGACGAATACGGCGGCGTCGCCGGCCTGGTGACCATCGAAGATGTGCTGGAGCAGATCGTCGGTGACATCGAGGACGAGCACGATGTCGAGGAAGACGGCTACATCAAGCCGCTGCCCTCCGGCGACTACCTGATCAAGGCGCTGACGCCCATCGACAGCTTCAACGAAACCTTCGACAGCCAGTTCTCCGATGACGAATACGACACCGTCGGCGGCCTGGTGATGAGTGCCTTCGGCCACCTGCCCAAGCGCAACGAAGTCACCGAGATCGGCGAGTTCCGCTTCCGCGTACTCAACGCCGACAGCCGCCGCATCCATCTACTGCGCCTGACGCCGGTTAGCCGCTGA
- the lnt gene encoding apolipoprotein N-acyltransferase, with translation MLQWITRPGWPGHLLACGAGALTTLALAPFDLWPLAVLSIALFYFGLRHLRPGQAALRGWSYGFGLFAAGTSWVYVSIHDYGAASPALAGFLTLGFVAGLGLLFALTAVLWARWIRRNEAPLADALAFAALWVAQEVFRSWFLTGFPWLYAGYSQLEGPLAGLVPIGGVWLSSFVIALSAALIINLEQLRKHKPRYLCALLLLLSPWLAGLALKDHNWTRAAGNSLTVAAVQGNVEQNMKWDPAQLNAQLALYRDLSFSAKQVDILVWPETAIPVLKDMAQGYIGVMDRFARDRNSALITGVPVRQSNERGEIRYYNAITSFGEGQGTYLKQKLVPFGEYVPLQDLLRGLIAFFDLPMSDFARGPSDQSLLLAKGHRVAPFICYEVVYPEFAAALAADSDILLTVSNDAWFGTSIGPLQHLQMAQMRALEAGRWMIRATNNGMTVIIDPQGRIQFGLPQFERGVLYGEVVPMQGLTPYLQWRIWPLAILCALLLGWALLASRMAKTL, from the coding sequence ATGCTGCAATGGATCACTCGTCCAGGCTGGCCCGGCCACCTGCTTGCCTGCGGCGCAGGCGCCCTCACCACCCTGGCGCTCGCCCCTTTCGATCTCTGGCCATTGGCCGTGCTGTCCATTGCCCTGTTCTATTTCGGCTTGCGCCATCTACGCCCCGGCCAGGCAGCGCTGCGCGGCTGGAGCTACGGCTTTGGTCTGTTCGCCGCCGGCACCAGTTGGGTGTATGTCAGCATCCATGACTATGGCGCGGCATCACCGGCACTCGCGGGCTTTCTCACCCTGGGTTTCGTCGCCGGCCTGGGCCTGCTCTTCGCCCTGACGGCCGTCCTCTGGGCGCGCTGGATACGCCGCAACGAAGCGCCACTGGCCGACGCCCTGGCATTCGCCGCACTATGGGTCGCCCAGGAAGTGTTTCGCAGCTGGTTCCTCACCGGCTTCCCCTGGCTCTACGCCGGCTACAGCCAACTCGAAGGACCGCTGGCCGGCCTGGTGCCAATTGGCGGAGTCTGGCTGTCGTCCTTCGTCATCGCCCTGTCGGCCGCGCTGATCATCAACCTGGAGCAACTGCGCAAGCACAAACCGCGCTACCTCTGCGCCCTGCTCCTGCTGTTGAGCCCGTGGCTCGCAGGCCTGGCACTGAAAGACCACAACTGGACCCGCGCCGCCGGCAACAGCCTGACCGTCGCCGCCGTGCAAGGCAACGTCGAGCAGAACATGAAATGGGACCCGGCCCAGCTCAACGCGCAGCTCGCCCTGTACCGCGACCTCAGCTTCAGCGCCAAGCAGGTCGACATACTGGTCTGGCCGGAAACGGCGATACCGGTACTCAAGGATATGGCGCAAGGCTATATCGGCGTGATGGATCGCTTCGCCCGCGACCGCAACAGCGCGCTGATCACCGGCGTACCGGTGCGGCAGTCCAACGAGCGCGGGGAGATTCGCTATTACAATGCGATCACCAGTTTTGGCGAAGGCCAGGGCACCTACCTCAAGCAGAAGCTGGTGCCGTTTGGTGAATACGTGCCCCTGCAGGACCTGCTGCGCGGCCTGATCGCCTTCTTCGACCTGCCGATGTCCGACTTCGCCCGCGGCCCGAGTGACCAATCACTGCTGCTGGCCAAGGGGCATCGCGTCGCGCCTTTCATCTGCTACGAAGTGGTCTACCCGGAGTTCGCGGCGGCACTTGCGGCGGACAGCGACATCCTGCTGACGGTAAGCAACGACGCCTGGTTCGGCACCTCCATCGGCCCCCTACAGCACCTGCAGATGGCACAGATGCGCGCGCTGGAGGCCGGGCGCTGGATGATCCGCGCCACCAACAACGGCATGACGGTGATCATCGACCCACAAGGGCGCATCCAGTTCGGCTTGCCGCAGTTCGAACGCGGCGTGCTCTACGGCGAAGTGGTGCCCATGCAGGGGCTCACGCCCTACCTGCAATGGCGCATCTGGCCACTGGCGATTCTCTGCGCCCTGCTATTGGGCTGGGCGCTGCTGGCCAGCCGCATGGCCAAGACGCTGTAG
- a CDS encoding YdcF family protein, which yields MPIRFILKQLLMPPGVLLLLIALGWWLRRRFPRLAFACFAVGFGGLWLMSLPAVTQWSAAWLEREPVLEQAQWATLAQRADAIVILGAGREQNDPGWGRTDQPGLMALERLRYAARLARASGLPLAATGGLHYGQLPSEAALMADAMRLDYGLEIRWLEEQSRTTWENAVRSAELLQPQGVRRVVLVTQAWHMQRARWSFEQAGFEVITAPMGYLSAGYERPLGGWLPESRAIWQSSQLLNEAIGLLAYPIVYGKQ from the coding sequence ATGCCGATTCGCTTCATCCTTAAACAACTGTTGATGCCGCCAGGCGTTCTTCTCCTGCTGATCGCGCTGGGCTGGTGGCTGCGTCGCCGCTTTCCCCGGCTCGCGTTTGCCTGCTTTGCCGTGGGTTTCGGTGGGCTGTGGTTGATGAGCCTGCCTGCGGTGACGCAGTGGAGTGCTGCCTGGTTGGAGCGTGAGCCGGTGCTGGAGCAGGCGCAGTGGGCGACGCTGGCGCAGCGTGCCGACGCCATCGTGATTCTCGGTGCCGGGCGCGAGCAGAATGATCCGGGCTGGGGACGTACCGATCAGCCTGGGCTGATGGCATTGGAACGTCTGCGCTACGCCGCGCGCCTGGCGCGTGCCTCCGGCCTGCCACTTGCTGCCACTGGCGGCCTGCACTACGGCCAGCTGCCCAGTGAGGCAGCGTTGATGGCCGATGCCATGCGCCTCGACTACGGGCTGGAGATTCGCTGGCTGGAGGAGCAAAGCCGCACCACCTGGGAGAATGCCGTGCGCAGCGCTGAATTGTTGCAGCCCCAGGGCGTGCGGCGCGTGGTGCTGGTCACCCAGGCCTGGCATATGCAGCGTGCACGCTGGAGTTTCGAGCAGGCCGGCTTCGAGGTGATCACCGCGCCGATGGGCTATCTCAGTGCGGGTTACGAGCGCCCGCTGGGTGGCTGGCTACCGGAGTCGAGGGCTATCTGGCAGAGCAGTCAGCTGCTCAACGAGGCCATCGGGTTGTTGGCGTATCCCATTGTCTACGGTAAGCAGTAG